AATATCGTACACGGTTGTCATGCATGGTGCGTAAAAGAAAATTCATCCATAAAAAGTTAGAGGTTAAATGAGAAGTGGACATCGTACCGACGGGACCCAGCCCAGTTTCTTTTCGGTTGTTGGTATTTCTTTGTTCCTCAGCTTTTCAAGCACTCCTTGGAGGGCCTCGATCTGCTCAGCACAGTCAGAAATTAATtgtgaaaatgaaagtgaaagcccataccggtaggctataggctacaacTATGCAGTTGGTGAAAATAACTGACTGTCAAAAATACCCACAGTAAGAGAAATGGACCATGCTTACCAAAATGCTTACCAAATCTTTTTCTTCTTGAGTTTTGATGATGGAGTCCTCGACTGAGCGAATATCGAGAAAATCCTCGCAGGTAGCCCAGGAGACCCACGCGCAGCAGGACACGGCGAGCAACAGGACGCGCACGGTGATCATGTTTGGTGTCCGGTGATAATGGGGATGTCCAAGAGAACGCGGGCGAACAGGTGGTCAGAGCGTTGCGATCACCTCACTCTAACGTTTTATACAAGTGGCTGACATCACCCGGGGCATCTCTAATATTTATAAGACTTCTCATGATATTGACATAGTGTAGCAATCAGCATTTTGAAGAGAGGTCTGGTCATGCAGCTAGGCCCTACCATGTGTCAACATTGCCAACAATTTGAAATGGGCACACatacctaatatatatatatacaaaaacataaaacatataCATTATAGGTAAACTcatgtaaattgggccacttttggccattcacttatatgcaaaaaagtggccaatttacctgaattcactacCACAATATGTAATAAAgcaatataatttaaaaaaagatatacTAATAGCTGTTATTAGATGAATGGTAAAATAGGACAATGCCTATCTTTTTACTTATAGGCTAGATCACAATTTAGGATTTTTATGCTGCAAGCTGAACC
This is a stretch of genomic DNA from Engraulis encrasicolus isolate BLACKSEA-1 chromosome 6, IST_EnEncr_1.0, whole genome shotgun sequence. It encodes these proteins:
- the cart1 gene encoding cocaine- and amphetamine-regulated transcript protein: MITVRVLLLAVSCCAWVSWATCEDFLDIRSVEDSIIKTQEEKDLIEALQGVLEKLRNKEIPTTEKKLGWVPSCDAGEQCALRKGARIGKLCSCPRGTSCSFDVLKCL